AATCTTTTTTATCAAAAGAGAGCTCTTGCTGCACAATCTTGCCTCCATCACCTCTTATAGCTAGTCCTGCAATGGTTCGATTTGGAGTAAGTGTAAGCTGATAACTTGAGCTATTAGAAATTTCTATATCGTACATAAAGGCATCTGTTATCAGATTAATTGGCGAATCAGTTCCAAGTATAGTTTTAATGGTTACACCCTCTCCTTGAATGACAGGAAATTCCTCGTTTTTATATTTTGAATAGTTTGGTGTACGCTTGATTGCATCATTTAAATATGGTTCAAGCCATATTTGAAACATTTCTGCAGGGCCATCTGATCCTTCAGCATGCCACATGCCTGACCCTGTTTGCATAAGTTGTACACCTCCAGCGTCAACCTCGCTTTGGTTTCCTAGTGAATCTTTATGAAAACCTTTACCTGACAGGATATAGGTTAAAATTTCAAACCCTTGATGAGGGTGTTCGCCAATTCCACCTGCTCCTTTTGCTTGCCCCCATGCCCAGTAGAATAAAGGACCAAGTCGACTGATAACAGATCCTTCACCAGAAAACCCAATGGGTTTTTGTTCTATAATCTTGCCACCATCAAATTCACCTTTTGCCTGTTCACTTGTATGAATGATTTTGACTTCCATTATTGTTCCTCCTATAAGTTAAATGAATGAATTAAAATTGAAACCTAACATTTCAAAAATATTAACAAATATAATGGTATGATTATTAGCTGTTTTTGAAATTATCGCATTTACCCTAACATTAGGATAAATCCGTGTCAACAAAAATATTCCCTATTTTTGATGGAGTGTCTACTGTCAAAAAGCACACCTTTTTATACGGTAAAAAAACGAATGATAAAACCTCTATTTAATCTAAAAAACAAGCCTTGTTAGACTTATTAAAAATACAAGGCCTTATTGTACGCTTGGTTTACGTCTCTTCCTAGCTGATAACTCTCAGCATTATTTTTGGAGTTAGAAATAGTTGTTTAATTCAGAAAATAATTATAGGAATACTCATTTCGGCATACTTCGACATCCATTATGTAGTAATATTTTATATAAATATACACATTCAGATAAAGGCAAACTAGTTGAAAAGCTAGGACGCAAAGCTACAGGTCTAAAGTCAATTGACTATGACAGCTGAGCCTCCTGAAAATCTGGAGGAATTTATGTTTATGGACAGTAAAAAAGAAGTAATAACGTCACATTTAGACCAAGAATGGATTAGACTTATCCAAGAGGCTAAGGAAGTAGGGTTATCGGTTAAAGAAGTAAAAGCATTCTTAGATAATAAACAAACCTAGTGATAATAAAAAACATTAGATAGGCACGCTATCTAATGTTTTTTATTACCGTGTTATCTTAAGATTTTGCTTCTAGAAACTGTTTAAATTCTTCTTTACTCACATTTGAATTCATTGCATCTTTTACTAGTTTCATCCACTCTTCTGGCAGAACTGCTATAGACTTTTTCATCATAGTACCTCCTTACATAAATACTTTTTATCATTTACCGTTTGTTTTAAGCTTAATACTCTATTTTATAGTGACCATCCACTATATTACAACTAAATAGTTAATCCTCTTTACTTTAATCGACTATAGATAGCTGTTTATGTAGTGAAAAATAAAATTCTTTCTACTATTCTCCCGTAGACACCGCATTTTTTAGTTTCTGATATTCTTTTCACCGGCGATAAAAAGTAGCTTCACTTATATTTGTGATTTTACAGATTTCCTTTACAGGCTTATTAGTGGTTTCATGTAGTTCGATAGCATGCCTTACTCCATCATGCTTTAACGTAAATTTCTGTTTCTTTCCTTTATATATACCTTTTCTTTTTGCAATGGCAATTCCAGCTTGTTGCTTTTCTTTAATCATTGTCCGATCAAGCTCACTAAATGCTGACATAACTGTTAAGATGAATTTTCCTGAAGGTGTTCGTGTATCGATACCTAAATTTAAAATCACTAAATGAATACCTCGTGCCTCTAATTCTTCAATAAGTTCCAATAATTGTTTCGTATTTCTTCCTAGACGATCCATTCTTGTCACCATCAACGTGTCACCTTTTACTAATTGATCAAGCAATTGTGTTAATTCTTCTTTTTGATGGTGAATACCAGATACTTTTTCTTGTACAATTCGATCGACGTTTGCCTCTCTCAATTGTTCAATCTGCGAATCTAAAAGTTGATCAAAGGCTGAAACACGTGCATACCCAAAAATCATAAAAAACCTCCTCAAAATCAATAATTAAAAGACAAGTCTATATGATAGTTAAATTATACAGTAAAATCAACCCTCTCCTCAACTATCATTTAGGCATACTCTATTGATTGATTAATTAATAACTAATTATCTCTTTATATTGAGGAATATTCGTATTAACACAAAATTATTGATGTTCCCGAGTACAATAAAATAAATGACTTCAAGTTTTACTTTAAAGCGTTAAATTGTTACCATGTTATTAGACAATCTTTTCTTATTGTTATTCCTTAGCCAAAAAAGCACAAACCATATATAGTGGTTTGTGCTTTTTTAACTTTATAGGCCATTTTATAAACTTTATATTTAAATTCGTTGTCCATCTAATTTATTCGTATGCAAAAAAGAACCCTTAAAGTAGAACGGGGACTGACCGGTTCTACTAAGGATTCTTTTTCCGGAGTATGCAGCTTTTTATACATCTTTATTATGCTAACGGCTTCTTCATAGGTGTATGAAAGATCCATGTATAAGAAGGGCACCATTTATCATATGTTTGTATGGTGAAAAATAGTCTTTACGAGTAAAACATGTTACGATTTACTTGCGGTTATATTTTGGTACTTTATAATTGTCAATCCTGATAAAAACTACCTCGCTTGTTGGAGCATTCTGTATCGAGGTAGTTTTTATTGTATTATCCATTTCAATTATCTCTATATTTTTTAGTCTTCAAGATGTTCGTAGTGGCCCAACTTATAACTCCACCTACTAGCACGCCTCCACTAAGAGCTAAAAGATGATAGATATAGTCCCCAAAATACATACAAACTTCACCTCTACATTTTCAGTGAACTTAATTATATCTATCCTACTACTTTTTCAGTGAAATAATTGTAGTAATTTGGATAACAACGAATAGTTAGTCATTTTTTCCTAAGGGTATATATAAAATATATTGTATTGTTATAAACTGCTTGTGAGAAAAGAGGGCTGTTTATGCTAGATAAATATGAAGTGCTATTATTTACGAGGGATCTTTCAAATTTAACTAAAGATTATCCTACCTGTACAGATCCTTTAACGAAAGAAAGAATGTATCAGCAAATAGAACTGCTACGTGAGGTTCTTCGCTTACACGATCATAGTGAATTCAAATCATCTTTACAGTGATTTTTTATTTAATAAAAGGTGCCTGCCAACTAGCACTCTTTACTAGTTTAGTCTAAAAGACCCTCTAATAAGGTAGAGGGTCTTTTTAATCATCAATAGTTGTATCCATAAGATGTATTACTGTTCTTTAAGATAAGTAAAATAATCTTCTAAAGCTTGCAATGAAAGGGATTCTTTGTAATCGAACTTGTTATCTTCATCTGCTATTTCATAATGAGACCAAGGAATGGCTTGATATACTTCATTTATGAAATCTTTAGATCCTGCTAGTACAATCTTAGCTGTACCAGGCTGGGTAACAGCGAGATAAGCTAGGCCACTTTTTTGACTAAGAGTTTGGAAAACTGTGTATCTTTCTTCAGTTGCTAAGTCAGCCAACTTAGCAGGATAGTAGACAACATCATTACACGGCGTAGGTAAAGCAACAAATTCTTTTGCGAGCGTAGATTGAGTTACATCTTTTGTTATGATTTTCATCACCTTTTCTATATTAGATTTAGCTTATGATTCTTTATACTATCATCTATTTAGTATTTGTAAAAATAATATAGATACCATCTATGTAATGATTACTCGTATAGTAGGGACTTCTACAGCCTCAGGCACCCGTCACAAAAACAAGCATGTTTGTGATAGTACATGGTAAAAACTTATATAACAAGAAGAGCCTTTACCATCAAGGTGAAGGATCTTCTTATTATTTGCTCTAATAGATTCTTTTAAGATCTTCATCTTTATATTAAATTAAGGTCTATGAAAATTGACGGTTTTCTCGTCATCTCCTGTGCGTTCAAACCATCCTCTAAAGGCCCAGTTATCATAGCCTCCATCACCTTCATTAATAAATGTTCCTTCTTCAAATATCCAGACTCCATACGTAATACCATCGTAATCTACTGTATCAAAATATTGTACACCTTGTAATTGATCTGAATTATAACCTTGACTCAAATTCATCACCATTACATTATATTGCTGACCCGATTCAAAGAATGCTTTTTCCATCGCTCCCTTGACGAATCCACTTCGGTTATCAGCTGATTTTTTTACGTCATCAATAGCCTGTCCAATCGCTACAGGATCAACGGTGACTTCTCCTCCAACCTCTGCTGCTTGTGCAGAACCAGTATCATCTCCTAAAGACGGTAGAGTTAGGGGTGTCGCTAACACAGCTAACCCTAATGCAGAAGCCACAGCAGCTTGTTTCGCTTTTCTCATTCTATCTCCTCCTCATTTTTAGATGATCCTTAGAAAATTTACCCTATTAATCCAATGTTAAACAAAAATAAGGAAATGATAAGTAACGTACTGTACATGATTCATATCAAAATAAATATTCGTCCAAATTTTGTTTAGTTGGGTAGGAAGGCCCTCTCACGAGTGCCCTCCTACCTGACTAAAACGTTTTATGAGCTAAATCACTTCTAATACACATGTAATGATTCGTAGAAAAAAATAGAGTATTTTTCTACATGCGTTTAGAAAAATATTTCTCATTTTACTTTTTAATATCAAATAATGCTCCACAAATTCGGTATTTTATGACCATTCAGGAAGTTACAGCTTTATAAGCTGCCAAAAAACCTCAATAAAAGGGTTCTTTAGCATGATGTTTCAGATATTTTCTATCATGCAAATCGGTCTCTACTTCAAATCAACGAAAGATTTTGTGGAAATTTGCATTTATTTTTATTTGAAAAGAGTAAAATTATTTGATGATAATTTAGAATTTTTGTAAATTAATAGGAAGTTTTGTAGAAAGTATTTTATATACAGGAGAAAACTAACATAATGTATTTAATGTTAGTTTTTATAAGGAGTTTATTACAATGCATAATGAACACAATCTTTTGTTATTTAGAAGAGAAGTGAATCGCTTGAGAGAAGAATACAAGAATTGTGAAAAGGAACTGATTAAAAGTGAAATTCATAGGGATATTATATTATTGAGTGAGGCCATAAAAGTTGATTATAAAGTAAATAGGTAGGAAATATGCGTTCACTTATGTAATCAAATTTACTTATTTATTACACCATTTTAACTTCATTTTCATTTCCTTGTAACTGGCATGCTTTATAATGAATTAAAGTAGTTGGACAATCATACGAAAGACCATTTTGAATTTAGGCGGTGGGATAATGAGCGAACAGACCTATTCTGACATACAACGTAAAAAAAACTCGATTATAGATTCTTTAATCCATTTAGGAATCTATAAAAAAGGAAACAAACAGCTCTATGAATTAACATTACATGAGTTAGAAACAGAGTATCATATAGTTAATCCAGCAATCCAAGACCTATCTTTTTAAGCTTTTGCTAATCACAATTCATTCTTTAAGAGGAGGGTTAATCTATGTTTTTGAAAAAACTAGTCAAAAATGGTTTAATTACGGTTAATTATTATGAAAATGGGTCATTACAAACGTGTAAAGGCCGTGTTTATAACCTTAATCTCCATGAACAGACCCTGTCTTTAAAAGATGAAAAACAAAATATTTTCTTTATTCGTTTATCCGGTATTGAAGACATTTATTGATTTCCTTTATCTGATTTGAACTTAGTAAAGAATTTTCTCTGTTTTTATGATAAATGGTTACTTTATATGTATAAGAGATTTCTAGTTAGGGAGCCATAAAGATATAAAAGTGAAATGAAAAAGGAGGAGGAATGATGAGAGAAAACAAACAAATATAGCCTGATTTTATTGAGGAGGACCGATTTGAACTATGTTCGTACCTTACTTATTTATTTATTTAAACAATGTCACGATGAGAATCTAAGACAGTTAGAAGATGAAAATATGAAAGAATAAACCTATAAATAAAGCAAATTGGAAGGATAAGAAATGAAAATGAAAATAATGTAGGCGACCTTATGATTCTGATCTGAATGAATAGGTCGTCTATTGCTGTTATAAATCTTTTTATAGGGAGCGTCAAAAGAAAGCGTAATGTTAAATTTGAGGATTAATTTATGTAAACAGATTAAAGATTTACTAGAAGAAATAGAGCAGGGGAATTTAGTTTAAAAAGGAATATATATAAAATAAAACCTCCTAATTTTCTTTAAAGCTGGTAAGGAGAAAGTCTAATTATTAGTTTATCAATGATTTCTTTTTAGTCATCTTAATATGGTATTAGTGCAAAAATTATCAAATCAAGCTAATTAAATTGCTCATGGGATCAACAATCCTTTGCTACAGAGATAATTTTTCTCTTCCTCACTATCTTCTACGCGTATCCATACAAACTCCCGTTTTCTAATATAATACACTCATGTAACAGCTTCCACCTGCAATATTACGTAGTATTTTCATTATAGATAGTAGAGTGTTTTTTCTACACACAGTTAAAAAGTTTTTTCGTTCAGTTTATAGTAACTATGTGGTATCCGGTTTTTAACCGTCTGAATTTTTGAAGGAGGAATTCCTTGTGAATACAACTGTTAATGAATTGTATGATTTTGGAACAGTCGTAAAGAGGAAGCTATTAAATAATAATCTATATGCTCATTATTTGAGTGATGCCATGAGAAGAGGAAATCATTTTGATTTTTTATATTATTTTTTGACAGCAACTGTAGATAGTCGAACACCTATACCAGAACATGTCTCTACTGTTTTTTTGAAGGTTCTTAGCGATAAAACAAAGTTGAGTGATCTTACTCCATTTATCATGGGAATGGTCGGGAAATAAACAAAAGTTAAGAGCTGTATGTCTTAAATCCTTTAATTGAGGCACCCAACTAGGAATCGGTTTAATAGTTCGGTTTAATCGGGATATGAATATGATTTAAAGATACGTCAATTACATTCGTTCCAATGATCAAATAAATCGATTAAATAACAGGAGGAGCACTTTATATGGATACTATATTAAGAGTATCATCACTATCAAATCCAAATTCAGTTGCAGGTGCAATTACAGCCGTATTTAGAGAAAGAGGTAATGTAGAAATTCAAGTAATGGGAGCCGGCGCTTTAAATCAAGCGATTAAGGCCGTTGCGATTGCAAGGGGATTCGTAGCTCCTAGTGGTGTTGATTTGGTTGTTGTTCCTGGGTTTACAAATATTTTAATCGATAATGAAGAAAGAACAGGGATCAAATTAATTTTAAGCCCTAGAAAAAAACGATAGATTTGCGTTAAGTAAAAAGGGATTTTTAGCTTGTTATTGTCGATAATTGCTGTTATGTAAACTAAAAAAGCATAAAATATACATTTTTAAATGCAAAAAAACTACCCGAGGTAGTTTTTTGAGAACATACACCATAATAAAATTGGATTCGATGTTTCCATCTCTATAATTAATCTCCAATTTATAGCGATTTAATAGCTTCTTTTAATTCTTTTCCTGGCTTAAATGCAGGAACTTTTGAAGCTGGGATGGTCATTTCTTCACCTGTTTGAGGGTTGCGACCTGTACGTTCTGCACGTTCACGTACCTCAAATGTACCAAATCCAATTAATTGAATTTTTTCTTCTTTTGCGAGTGTATTAGAAATCGTTTCAAACAACGCATCTACAGCTTTTCTCGAATCTTGTTTCGTTAGTTCTGATTTTGTTGTAACTGCATCGATTAATTCAGCTTTATTCATGTTTAAGTACCTCATTTCTTACTGCACATATAGTGTGTATATGTAAAACATATCATAGTCTTTAGAAGATGTTCAAACATAAGCTCTTATTCTGATAGATTAAAGGGTCATCATTAAGATAAATGCTGAGATTTGCACTATGATGAAACGGACTCCGTTCAAGATGGATAATGAGTCATTCACTGCAAAATCCCTCACTATAATGTATATCAAGTTATAAAACTGGAAAGATTAATAACTGACTCGATTTTTGTTAAATAAGCATGTATCTTACTATTTAAGATACATGCTTATTTTATGACGAGTTTCTTCTATTTTATTTTCACTCTGTTTAAGGATTGAAGCATACAATTTGTCATGCTCCCACTGCTCCCCATTACGTTCTTCTTTGACACACGGTCCATTGCGAAATAAATCGCAGATGAATGTAGTCGTCATATTGTAGTCAGAAACACTACATTTGAAGATTATATTAGTCGAGGAGAACGTTGTGGTAAGTATATATGTTATAAAGAGAAAAATATACGGAAACTATATAACGTTAAGTAAATATTAAAGTACTTTAGCTAAAAAACCTTTAGTATTTACCTATTTTTGTAGAAAAACTTTGTATTTGTCGTCAGTAAGTGTAATTAATAAAACTAATAATTTTAATGAAGTGCTTTAGTATTTACTTAACAGAGAAAGTTCAATTAATAAAAAAACTCTCAAGTTAATACTCTAGAGTTTTTCTGTATATCAATTATTTCTTTAGGTTTTTGGAGAAACTATTAAATGAATCCGTAACATCTTTATTTACAGGGTACATAAAGTCATCCATACCATCATCTAAAGGAAGCACTCCGTCTTTCTTCAGCTTTGTAAAAAATTTCTGAAATCCTTGCTCAAATGAGAAAAGAAAATCCATAAGGTTAAATTTATATATATCCCTGCCGCCAGGTTTCCTTACTTCCTCAATTCTTATCACATTCGAATCCCTCACAAATAAATAATAATCAGCACTTCCATAATGCTCTAACTTAAATTTAGTCTTCTTATATGTATATAAAGCATTCAAGTCAGAAAAGAAATTACGCAATGTAATAGCAGCAAGTCCAATAGAAATAATCAAATTCTGATTCTTATCTGAAACAATAATCTCTCCATCTCCATCATCTAAATCAATCGTTACTGAACAACTAAGAGAACTTTTCATAAAGGCCCCCATTCTTAGCTTTATTTTAACAAAGCATTTGACTAACTGTTAAAAAAGCCCTTTAAATTACAAAAGGCTTTTACAATATTTATATCGATGTTCCACACTCATAGACATAAAATGAGATACCTTCTCCATAGCCATCTTTTACTTCATGAATAGTAAAGTTGTTAAATCCATTAGGGTTAAGGATACTTTCAAACTCTCCTGGGCCATAAAGTCGAAGGGGTAAATCCATCATCTCCACCTTTTTTATCTCGTCCCTTTGCAGTAATTCATATCTTATCTTAGTATTCAAAAGGCTCGTTCTTTTATCGTAGAAACTCTTTTTATAGACAATAACAGTTTCTTTATTGAAAGATACTCTATTCGTTTCAGTCCAATCTGAAAGTTCTTCAATTTCATTCTTTTTCTTTATAATAGTTAAAAGTAATTTACCATCGTCTTTTAAGACTGCTTTCATATTTCGAAGACTCTTAACAGCTACATCATCTGCTAACAGCGAAAAGGAACCGAAAGGTATTATAACAAGATCATACTTTTTGTTACTTTTAAAATCCTCAATGTTTTGATACCATACATTTGGTTTCAGATTGATTCTTTCAGATTTTTCTATACATGCTTTAAGCATATCTTTAGAAATATCGAACCCTTCAATATCAATTCCTTGTTGCATAAATGGAAGGAGCATTCTGCCGTTCCCACACATCGGTTCTAATACTTTCATATTTTCGTCTTTAACAAAGGAAAGATAAAACTCAAGTTCTTTTTTATTTGCAGAGGATTTATCACCCTCATACAATCTCGTACAAAGCTCTCCATAGTAATCATTCATTCTTATTTTCACCTCACATAGGTAGTCTTCCATACACTTATTAAACTTTCCTGCCCTATTATCTCTAGTCAACATAAATCATATTTTGGGCACTAAAAAACCTGAAACCTCAAGGTCTCTTATTGGTAGTTACTAACCTTCTTAAAAAACACGATTTCCATGTCTTCATCATCTAAATTATCAATGCATCCACTTCTAACATAATTCAGTGAATTAAAGACTTTTTGCATTTTTTTATTTGATTTATTTGTTGATGAAAAAATCTTATTAGTGGGACAAACATTTTCTACATACTTCATAAGCGTTTTTGCAATACCATGTCGTTGTAGTGTCGGGCGTACAATCACTAAATCTATAAACAAGTGGCCAAAGAAATATTTATGATACACTAGAAAACCGGCGATCTGATCTTCTATTTGTCCTAAAAAACATCTATTTTCTTTAATGGACTCCCTTAGCTTTGCTTCCCTTTCTCTGTTACCGATAACTTCAGAATCAATATATACCAGTTTCTCTAAATCATTAAGTGTTGCCATTCTTATCTGAACCATTTTATCTTCCCTAACCTTACAAGTTTGTGTAATTCCTATTATAGATACCTCACTTCTACACTTCCAATAATGGATTTTCTCAGTATTAATACCTTATAGATTTAGAGAATGCGTTGATTTTGAAACACTATTATCTTTTATAAACCCTAATGAAGTGTAGAACTTATCAGCATGTTCTGTGTCTGTGTAGAGAACTATACTCTCATAGTGCTCGCTAGCATCCTTTAATATCCTTGTTACTAATCTTTTACCAACACCTTTTCTTCGATGGTCCTTAGAAACATAAAATCTTCGCAAACGCCCAATTCGTTCATTCGTTGAGAAAGGATCTTTATTAATTCCGCCAATAGCAATTACTGAACCTTCTTGATTAAATACACCATATAAGATTTCTCCTGGCTTACTGAAGGTGTTGGTTCCATTTTTATAATCATTGATTAATCTCTCTAGAAAAAGAAAACCTTCCTTTTTACTTTCTATAATTAAGTTTGTTAAATCAATGTTTAACAAGTCTTTTACTCGCTTTAATTCAAATTGCTTCATAGCTTTTCCCTCCTAATTGATGGTATGTAAGAGTGTTAGTCTAGTTACCATAATTATAGTTATTAAAAATAAATAACAGACTACAAGTATACGTATCTATAATGTTGGACAGACTATTAAAGTATTCCCCCCTATTCCAATAAATTTGAAAATCCTTTGCTTTTGTAGCAAAGGGTTATTTTTTTGCTTCAAAAAGGTATTTTGCTCCTTCTATCTAAAACTACAAATAAACAAATTAAAATTTACTAAAAACTGTAACTTTTGCTCTCGTTCATGCGAATATAGGGTGCATGGAATAAGGAGGGAAATTGGTGAATCATTACTCAGATGAGGAGCAGCGTATTGCTCAAATTTATGATCGTTACTATTTAGACGTATATCGCTTTATTATGTGCTTTACAGGTCATAAGAGTGAAGCAGAGGACCTAACTCAAGAAACGTTTATTCAAGTATTAAAGTCTCTTCCTACCTACAATTCGTCTTATCCACTTAAATCTTGGGTCTTATCTATCGCTAAGCATGTCACAATTGATCAACATCGTCGAAGAAAGTTCTATCATTTATTTAAGGATTCTTACTTTCAGCAACTAATATCTTCAGAAAGATCGCCTTCCCAATGGATGGAGATAAAAACAGAAAGACAAATGGTGGAGAAAGCTTTACTTAAAGTGAAGCCTACCTATCGGGCAGTCTTTATTCTTCGTGCCATAAATGAACTATCCATTAAAGAGACAGCCGAAGTTTTAGGTTACTCAGAATCAAAGGTAAAAGTGACGTATCTTAGGGCCATAAAAAAACTACAAACGTTATT
This DNA window, taken from Priestia megaterium NBRC 15308 = ATCC 14581, encodes the following:
- a CDS encoding pirin family protein, with product MEVKIIHTSEQAKGEFDGGKIIEQKPIGFSGEGSVISRLGPLFYWAWGQAKGAGGIGEHPHQGFEILTYILSGKGFHKDSLGNQSEVDAGGVQLMQTGSGMWHAEGSDGPAEMFQIWLEPYLNDAIKRTPNYSKYKNEEFPVIQGEGVTIKTILGTDSPINLITDAFMYDIEISNSSSYQLTLTPNRTIAGLAIRGDGGKIVQQELSFDKKDFIIIQSEKTETITIKPKGDSLRIVFIEIPTQVEYPLYPKDR
- a CDS encoding anti-repressor SinI family protein, which encodes MFMDSKKEVITSHLDQEWIRLIQEAKEVGLSVKEVKAFLDNKQT
- a CDS encoding anti-repressor SinI family protein — encoded protein: MMKKSIAVLPEEWMKLVKDAMNSNVSKEEFKQFLEAKS
- a CDS encoding recombinase family protein; protein product: MIFGYARVSAFDQLLDSQIEQLREANVDRIVQEKVSGIHHQKEELTQLLDQLVKGDTLMVTRMDRLGRNTKQLLELIEELEARGIHLVILNLGIDTRTPSGKFILTVMSAFSELDRTMIKEKQQAGIAIAKRKGIYKGKKQKFTLKHDGVRHAIELHETTNKPVKEICKITNISEATFYRR
- a CDS encoding Fur-regulated basic protein FbpA → MSEQTYSDIQRKKNSIIDSLIHLGIYKKGNKQLYELTLHELETEYHIVNPAIQDLSF
- a CDS encoding YolD-like family protein → MFLKKLVKNGLITVNYYENGSLQTCKGRVYNLNLHEQTLSLKDEKQNIFFIRLSGIEDIY
- a CDS encoding stage V sporulation protein S, whose amino-acid sequence is MDTILRVSSLSNPNSVAGAITAVFRERGNVEIQVMGAGALNQAIKAVAIARGFVAPSGVDLVVVPGFTNILIDNEERTGIKLILSPRKKR
- a CDS encoding HU family DNA-binding protein — translated: MNKAELIDAVTTKSELTKQDSRKAVDALFETISNTLAKEEKIQLIGFGTFEVRERAERTGRNPQTGEEMTIPASKVPAFKPGKELKEAIKSL
- a CDS encoding class I SAM-dependent methyltransferase, translated to MNDYYGELCTRLYEGDKSSANKKELEFYLSFVKDENMKVLEPMCGNGRMLLPFMQQGIDIEGFDISKDMLKACIEKSERINLKPNVWYQNIEDFKSNKKYDLVIIPFGSFSLLADDVAVKSLRNMKAVLKDDGKLLLTIIKKKNEIEELSDWTETNRVSFNKETVIVYKKSFYDKRTSLLNTKIRYELLQRDEIKKVEMMDLPLRLYGPGEFESILNPNGFNNFTIHEVKDGYGEGISFYVYECGTSI
- a CDS encoding GNAT family N-acetyltransferase, which produces MVQIRMATLNDLEKLVYIDSEVIGNREREAKLRESIKENRCFLGQIEDQIAGFLVYHKYFFGHLFIDLVIVRPTLQRHGIAKTLMKYVENVCPTNKIFSSTNKSNKKMQKVFNSLNYVRSGCIDNLDDEDMEIVFFKKVSNYQ
- a CDS encoding GNAT family N-acetyltransferase, translated to MKQFELKRVKDLLNIDLTNLIIESKKEGFLFLERLINDYKNGTNTFSKPGEILYGVFNQEGSVIAIGGINKDPFSTNERIGRLRRFYVSKDHRRKGVGKRLVTRILKDASEHYESIVLYTDTEHADKFYTSLGFIKDNSVSKSTHSLNL
- a CDS encoding RNA polymerase sigma factor: MNHYSDEEQRIAQIYDRYYLDVYRFIMCFTGHKSEAEDLTQETFIQVLKSLPTYNSSYPLKSWVLSIAKHVTIDQHRRRKFYHLFKDSYFQQLISSERSPSQWMEIKTERQMVEKALLKVKPTYRAVFILRAINELSIKETAEVLGYSESKVKVTYLRAIKKLQTLLHIEWEEWKHESTN